A portion of the Sphingobacterium spiritivorum genome contains these proteins:
- a CDS encoding efflux RND transporter periplasmic adaptor subunit: MKKSRKFNLKFTTFSLGLLALATILTHCISGKSEEKENKNKPTALPVYNVTRSNASTVKDYLGTIEGKVNVEIRPQVEGLLQEIYADEGSFVQKGQKLFKIDASTYQEQLNNMIATANVAKAKLENAQLEIDRLRPLVQNDVISDVRLHAAKSDYDVAKASLDQASAAVRSAEISKNFTIIEAPVSGYIGRIPKRIGNLVSKGDSDPLTVLSDVQEVYVYFAMSESDFLYFSKAKAREDSIAGVKYNNNNRLTFPDVTLVLADGEAYPKKGKVDAVNGQVDRTTGAISLRATFSNHDNILRTGSTGTLKIAEIKKNVLQIPQVATQELQDKTFVYVIDKQNKAQRKTIKIAGKSKDNYIVSDGLEEGDRVILSGFDKITDGSAIMPIAQHN; encoded by the coding sequence ATGAAGAAATCAAGAAAGTTTAATTTAAAATTTACCACATTTAGTTTAGGTTTACTCGCATTAGCCACCATTTTAACACACTGTATATCAGGTAAATCAGAAGAAAAAGAGAACAAAAACAAGCCTACGGCTCTTCCCGTCTATAACGTGACAAGAAGCAATGCAAGCACAGTAAAAGATTACCTGGGAACCATTGAAGGAAAAGTCAATGTAGAAATCCGGCCGCAGGTAGAAGGCCTGCTTCAGGAAATTTATGCAGATGAAGGATCTTTTGTTCAGAAAGGACAAAAACTTTTCAAAATCGATGCCTCGACTTACCAGGAACAGCTCAATAATATGATAGCCACAGCCAATGTAGCTAAGGCAAAACTGGAAAATGCTCAACTTGAAATTGACCGCCTCCGTCCCCTTGTACAGAATGATGTTATTTCAGATGTGCGGTTACATGCTGCCAAATCAGACTATGATGTTGCCAAAGCGTCTTTGGATCAGGCGTCTGCTGCGGTAAGAAGCGCAGAAATCAGTAAAAATTTCACCATCATAGAAGCTCCGGTAAGTGGCTATATCGGACGTATCCCCAAACGTATAGGAAACCTTGTTTCAAAAGGAGACAGCGATCCGCTGACGGTACTATCAGATGTACAGGAAGTGTATGTCTATTTTGCTATGAGCGAATCGGATTTTCTATATTTTTCTAAAGCCAAAGCCAGAGAAGATAGTATTGCCGGAGTCAAATACAACAACAATAACAGACTTACTTTTCCGGATGTCACACTTGTACTTGCAGATGGTGAGGCTTATCCCAAAAAAGGAAAAGTAGATGCAGTCAATGGTCAGGTAGATCGTACTACAGGAGCTATTTCTCTGCGTGCAACCTTCTCCAACCATGATAACATCCTGCGTACCGGAAGTACCGGAACACTGAAAATAGCAGAAATAAAGAAAAATGTACTGCAGATACCTCAGGTAGCCACTCAGGAATTACAGGACAAAACTTTTGTATACGTCATCGACAAACAAAATAAGGCGCAAAGAAAAACCATCAAAATTGCCGGAAAAAGTAAAGACAACTACATCGTATCCGATGGTCTTGAAGAAGGTGATCGTGTGATTTTAAGTGGTTTTGACAAAATCACCGATGGATCTGCTATTATGCCCATAGCGCAACATAACTAA
- a CDS encoding efflux RND transporter permease subunit, protein MLKTFVNRPVLATVVSILLVILGLVGLKLLPVSRFPEIAPPSVVVSLSYPGANSETVAKSVLLPIEEAINGVEDMTYIKSSASNSGSGSVQVFFKTGTNPDVASVNVQTRISKAISSIPSEVNEAGITVMPRQSGVIMTINLYSDHRDSVYDETFLQAYAQINMMRPLLRVDGVAQVSRVGARDYSMRLWLNPEKLALYTLVPQDVMNAIKDQNFEIAPGKFGETSDEAFETVIRHKGRLTQPEEFENIVIKTNKDGSVLYLKDVARIEFGATNLGSDNKVNGHPGLTLNLTQTSGSNAHDIDIAVRKTLEGMAKSFPEGIKYEITYAVRDQIDESINQVKHTLFEAFILVFLIVFIFLQDFRSTLIPAIAIPVSLVGTFFFLQLFGFSLNVLTMFALVLAIGIVVDDAIVVVEAIHQKMHATGLKAREATLSTMSEITGAILSITMVMAAVFLPVGFMEGPAGIFYRQFAYTLATAILISALNALTLSPALCALLLKHSAVETGIKEGDSKFTKYKKRFFHAFNTSFDRLTERYISGVKKLIKHKPLAWGGLILFTAAGIFLMVRAPKSFIPTEDDSFITYSLAMPPGASLTRTTEVLRKADSILKKREDIKGMTTVSGFNVLDGSSSPAFAAGYINMLPHAERKKIHNIEAFMDTIRKDLSQINEAKFTVFPRPTVQGFGDFAGIELVLQDRLGGDIRDFNTIADTFINQINELPEIENAYTAFKANFPQYEVNIDAVKAKTLGVDIKELMTTIRAYFARVQAGDFSRFGRQYRVYVQADMDYRKDPESFNSIFVRNKNGEMVPVSTILTLEKVVGPETITRYNLYNAIAVNATPAKGYSTGDAMKAIQKLADDKLPVNYGFEWTGMSFEESQSGSQTILIFALSILFVYFLLAAQYESYILPWAVLLSVPVGLVGVYGTILMVGLENNIYVQVGLIMLIGLLAKNAILIIEFAVQQRDRGLSIVEAALTGAQMRLRPILMTSLAFVAGLVPLMWTVGPSAIGNHSISFSAAGGMLFGVLLGIFIIPVLFIVFKTLDEKVRNKLKSQD, encoded by the coding sequence ATGCTGAAAACATTTGTCAACAGACCAGTACTCGCCACTGTGGTTTCCATTTTGCTGGTCATTCTGGGATTGGTAGGATTAAAACTATTACCGGTATCCCGTTTTCCGGAAATTGCTCCCCCCAGTGTGGTCGTATCGCTGAGTTATCCCGGTGCCAACTCAGAAACAGTCGCCAAGAGTGTATTGCTTCCCATTGAAGAAGCCATCAATGGTGTCGAAGATATGACTTACATCAAGTCTTCCGCCTCTAATTCGGGATCCGGATCGGTACAGGTATTTTTCAAAACAGGTACTAATCCCGATGTCGCTTCTGTGAATGTGCAGACCCGTATTTCCAAAGCCATCAGTTCTATCCCTTCGGAAGTTAACGAAGCCGGTATTACGGTTATGCCCAGACAGAGCGGTGTCATTATGACCATCAATCTCTATTCCGATCATCGGGATAGTGTATATGATGAAACCTTTCTGCAGGCCTATGCACAAATCAACATGATGCGGCCATTGCTTCGGGTGGATGGTGTGGCACAGGTATCCAGAGTCGGTGCTAGAGATTATTCTATGCGCCTCTGGCTCAATCCCGAAAAACTAGCTCTCTATACACTTGTACCTCAGGATGTAATGAATGCCATTAAGGATCAGAATTTTGAAATTGCTCCCGGCAAATTCGGAGAGACTTCAGATGAGGCTTTCGAAACAGTGATCCGTCATAAAGGACGGCTTACGCAACCCGAAGAGTTTGAAAACATTGTCATTAAAACGAATAAAGACGGATCAGTCCTTTACCTCAAAGATGTAGCCCGTATAGAGTTTGGAGCAACCAATCTCGGAAGTGACAATAAGGTAAACGGACATCCGGGACTGACACTTAATCTGACACAGACCAGTGGATCTAATGCACACGACATTGATATAGCCGTACGTAAGACACTGGAAGGTATGGCCAAATCTTTTCCGGAAGGCATTAAATATGAAATTACCTATGCGGTAAGGGACCAGATTGATGAATCGATTAATCAGGTGAAACATACTTTATTTGAAGCCTTCATTCTGGTTTTCCTGATCGTTTTTATCTTCTTACAGGATTTCAGATCTACTTTGATTCCAGCTATTGCTATCCCGGTATCCTTGGTAGGTACTTTCTTCTTTCTGCAGCTTTTTGGTTTTTCACTCAATGTACTGACCATGTTTGCGCTGGTACTGGCAATCGGTATTGTGGTCGATGATGCCATTGTAGTCGTGGAAGCTATTCATCAGAAAATGCATGCGACAGGGCTCAAAGCCAGAGAAGCGACTCTATCAACAATGTCGGAAATCACTGGCGCTATCTTATCTATTACGATGGTGATGGCCGCTGTATTTCTGCCTGTAGGTTTTATGGAAGGACCTGCCGGAATATTTTACAGGCAGTTTGCTTATACCTTGGCGACGGCCATTCTTATTTCCGCACTCAACGCCCTGACCCTCAGTCCGGCACTATGTGCTTTACTGCTCAAACATTCTGCTGTAGAAACAGGAATCAAAGAAGGAGACAGCAAATTTACAAAATACAAAAAACGGTTTTTCCATGCCTTCAACACTTCTTTTGACCGCTTGACAGAACGGTATATTTCCGGAGTAAAAAAACTGATCAAACACAAGCCGCTGGCATGGGGAGGATTAATTCTCTTCACTGCTGCCGGAATATTCTTGATGGTTCGTGCTCCTAAAAGTTTTATTCCTACAGAAGATGATAGTTTCATTACTTACTCTCTGGCTATGCCTCCGGGAGCATCGCTCACCCGTACGACAGAAGTATTGCGTAAGGCCGACAGCATTCTAAAAAAGAGAGAAGATATTAAAGGAATGACCACTGTCTCGGGTTTTAATGTGCTGGACGGAAGTTCGAGCCCTGCATTCGCTGCCGGTTATATCAATATGTTACCTCATGCCGAACGTAAAAAGATACATAATATCGAAGCTTTCATGGACACCATACGCAAGGATTTATCGCAGATCAATGAAGCGAAATTCACCGTCTTTCCACGACCAACGGTACAGGGGTTTGGTGATTTTGCAGGAATAGAATTAGTCCTTCAGGATCGTCTGGGAGGTGATATCCGCGACTTCAATACTATCGCAGATACCTTTATCAATCAGATTAATGAACTGCCGGAAATCGAAAATGCCTATACCGCTTTCAAAGCCAATTTCCCTCAATACGAAGTGAATATTGATGCAGTGAAAGCGAAGACTTTGGGTGTGGATATCAAAGAACTGATGACGACTATCCGGGCTTATTTTGCACGAGTACAGGCTGGAGATTTCAGCCGGTTCGGAAGACAATACCGGGTATATGTACAGGCAGATATGGACTATCGTAAAGATCCGGAATCGTTCAATTCCATTTTCGTTCGCAATAAAAACGGAGAGATGGTACCTGTAAGTACCATCCTTACCCTGGAAAAAGTAGTCGGTCCGGAAACCATTACCCGATATAATCTCTATAATGCAATCGCAGTGAATGCTACTCCTGCAAAGGGATACAGTACAGGTGATGCGATGAAAGCAATACAGAAACTGGCTGATGACAAACTGCCGGTCAACTATGGATTTGAGTGGACGGGTATGAGTTTTGAAGAGAGTCAATCCGGCTCGCAGACCATACTGATCTTTGCACTGAGTATACTATTTGTCTATTTTCTGCTTGCAGCGCAATACGAAAGTTATATCCTTCCTTGGGCTGTACTTTTGTCTGTCCCTGTCGGACTTGTAGGTGTATACGGTACGATTCTGATGGTGGGGCTGGAAAACAATATATATGTGCAGGTCGGACTTATTATGCTGATCGGATTGCTGGCAAAAAATGCAATTCTGATTATCGAATTTGCGGTTCAGCAGCGTGACCGCGGATTGAGCATTGTCGAAGCAGCGCTGACTGGTGCACAGATGAGACTACGTCCTATTCTGATGACTTCACTTGCTTTTGTAGCGGGTCTTGTTCCGCTGATGTGGACCGTAGGCCCGTCCGCCATAGGTAATCACTCCATTAGTTTCAGTGCTGCCGGTGGTATGCTTTTCGGTGTATTGCTTGGCATTTTTATAATACCTGTACTCTTTATTGTGTTCAAGACACTGGATGAAAAAGTCCGCAATAAATTAAAATCTCAAGACTGA